Within Actinoplanes sp. L3-i22, the genomic segment GAGTCTACGGCGGATCAACGACACCTCAACCGCACCCCGCGGCCGACCTGTTCGCACTCCATCGGACGGACCGTTCCTGGTGACGGCCGAGACGACACGGAAGTGGGACCGGATGAGGGTGACTCTGCGGGGTAGGGCGTTCGCGGCGGCGCTGACCGCGGCGGCGATCGCCGGGCTGGGCGCGCTGGTGCTCCCGCACGGGTCGACCGGTCTGGAGCCGGTCTCCTACGCACTGGCCGCGACCCCGGCGCCGGCCGCCACATCAACGACAAAGAACATCAAAACCGCTTCGCTGACGTACGCCGTGGCCCGCGCCACCCTCGCCGCCGACCCCGCGGAGATCCTGCCGGCCGAGGTCACCGCCGCCCGGCCGGCCCGGGTCGTCGGCACCGCCCTGGACGCCGGCGGCCGCCCGGTGATCACCGTGCGTGAGGCGCGCGACCGGGCGACCGCGACCCGGCTGGTCCGGCAGGCGCAGCGGGCCGCGAACGCGCTCGGCGTCGAGGTGGACGGCGTCGTCCGGGCGCTGGACGCGCCGACCGGCACCGACACCTACCGCGCCCGGCAGTGGGACCTCACCACGATGAACGTGCCCGCGGCGTGGCAGACGTCCACCGGCGCCGGGGTGACCGTCGCGGTGATCGACACCGGGGTGGACGCGAGCCACCCGGACCTGGCCGGGCAGGTGCTCAGCGGGTTCGACGCGATCACCGACACGGCCGGCGGCGGCACCGACCCGAACGGGCACGGCACCCACGTGGCCGGCACCGTCGCCGCGCTGACCGGCAACGGGATCGGCATCGCGGCGATCGCCCCGGACGTCAAGATCCTGCCGATCCGGGCGCTCGGCAAGGACGGCAGCGGCAACATGTCGGACACCGCCCAGGGCATCGTCTGGGCCGCCGACCACGGCGCCGACGTGATCAACATGTCGCTCGGCAGCTCCGGGCAGTCCAGCGCGGTGACCAGCGCGATCACGTACGCCCGGGGTAAGGGTGTGGTGGTCGTCGCCGCGGCCGGGAACGAGCGGGCCGGCGGCAGCCCGGTCAGCTACCCGGGCGCCGACCCGGGGGTGATCGCGGTGGCGGCGACCGACTCCGGGGACGCCGTGGCGTCGTACTCGAACGCCGGCACCTACGTCGACGTGGCCGCGCCCGGCAGCGGCATCCTCAGCACCTATCCGACCGC encodes:
- a CDS encoding S8 family peptidase is translated as MRVTLRGRAFAAALTAAAIAGLGALVLPHGSTGLEPVSYALAATPAPAATSTTKNIKTASLTYAVARATLAADPAEILPAEVTAARPARVVGTALDAGGRPVITVREARDRATATRLVRQAQRAANALGVEVDGVVRALDAPTGTDTYRARQWDLTTMNVPAAWQTSTGAGVTVAVIDTGVDASHPDLAGQVLSGFDAITDTAGGGTDPNGHGTHVAGTVAALTGNGIGIAAIAPDVKILPIRALGKDGSGNMSDTAQGIVWAADHGADVINMSLGSSGQSSAVTSAITYARGKGVVVVAAAGNERAGGSPVSYPGADPGVIAVAATDSGDAVASYSNAGTYVDVAAPGSGILSTYPTALAASGYATMNGTSMASPHVAAAAALLLGARPDLTPDQVESALETSAVDLGTAGKDNDYGYGRIDATAALATIAGTPSATPTPTPTPTPSATTPVVAKIAITSSVTSRSVTYGTRTSTVFTVTAGGKPWIAQPVSICVSVAGGSWSCTSAKTGSTGTYTYTRAATASFRARLTVAASATNSAATVLTTYTVKPVVVVKSAKKRLTVRVTGVAGQKLTVQRYVNRRWSAVKTYPATSSRTITGLVSGGSYRVVLESTAKVLGVTSKTVKA